A part of Pieris napi chromosome 9, ilPieNapi1.2, whole genome shotgun sequence genomic DNA contains:
- the LOC125052467 gene encoding uncharacterized protein LOC125052467 isoform X1: MKSSTTLAFFAAAISLASAAPQFITFQDGKLGVNFAGYHAGVGVGGLLSNGTLGGLYAEAGTPTGQSASAGLGGSVNKYGHATGGLFAGATAGNNIQAAAGLSGGLDSENSAGTGFATAQAGNRITSSGLGGHAGVKGSSGFAYSGKEVSVIPAHSVEGGFNVNANVNEVQPLPESRVEIHKTVIKERAPPPVIVEEVIVESPPPPPRVVEKHIIHTHYKHKRPHVHKTAFVSGYIGGGGNLQPAETVVYRSEPAFDKRVDVGVESAAAAGVDANPHVGGGIRTVYRKDVSIQKNPTFFSDIFNIPISTLKAVGNFLGNTASNTNISVQKSASVETGTDSELKHYPSSSSSSSSHVSVQTPTASKFIDDILSIPISTLGAVNRFLENNVARKSVQVTQEGDVAPSRARRVPHGRRRANKVIVEESYASKQ, encoded by the exons ATGAAGTCATCCACGACCTTAGCTTTCTTCGCTGCAGCAATATCTCTGGCCAGTGCG GCGCCACAATTCATTACATTTCAAGATGGAAAGTTAGGAGTTAACTTTGCCGGCTATCACGCTGGAGTCGGAGTTGGTGGATTATTGT CCAATGGAACTCTCGGAGGACTGTACGCTGAAGCTGGTACTCCAACAGGGCAATCGGCTTCAGCAGGACTTGGTGGTTCAGTAAACAAGTACGGGCACGCTACag GAGGACTGTTTGCTGGAGCGACAGCAGGGAACAATATTCAAGCCGCTGCAGGACTTTCGGGTGGGCTCGACTCTGAAAACTCAGCTGGAACCGGCTTCGCCACAGCTCAAGCCGGAAACCGTATCACTTCCTCGGGACTG gGTGGTCACGCTGGTGTTAAAGGATCATCAGGATTCGCTTACAGCGGTAAAGAAGTATCAGTTATACCAGCACACAGTGTTGAAGGCGGATTTAATGTTAACGCAAATGTAAATGAAGTGCAACCTCTTCCCGAATCACGGGTTGAGATACATAAAACTGTTATTAAAGAGAGAGCCCCACCTCCAGTTATTGTCGAAGAA GTTATCGTAGAATCCCCACCTCCGCCACCACGTGTGGTCGAAAAGCACATAATCCACACTCACTACAAGCACAAACGCCCGCATGTACATAAAACTGCGTTTGTCAGCGGCTACATCGGAGGAGGAGGCAACTTACAGCCAGCCGAGACAGTAGTTTACCGATCGGAACCGGCCTTTGACAAACGAGTAGACGTTGGTGTAGAGTCTGCAGCTGCTGCTGGAGTAGACGCTAATCCGCATGTGGGAGGAGGAATCAGAACAGTTTATAGAAAAGATGTATCTATTCAAAAGAATCCTACATTCTTTAGTGATATCTTCAAT atACCCATATCCACACTGAAAGCTGTAGGCAATTTCCTCGGAAATACAGCGtctaatacaaatatatctgTGCAAAAGTCGGCTTCCGTTGAaacag GAACTGACTCTGAGCTGAAACATTATCCatcttcatcatcatcatcttcATCACACGTCTCAGTACAGACACCAACTGCATCTAAATTTATTGATGACATACTATCT ATTCCAATAAGCACCTTGGGAGCCGTCAATAGATTTCTTGAAAATAACGTTGCAAGGAAAAGCGTTCAG GTAACCCAGGAAGGTGATGTTGCGCCGTCGAGAGCCAGAAGGGTTCCACATGGTCGCAGAAGAGCTAATAAGGTCATCGTTGAAGAATCTTATGCTAGTAAACAATAA
- the LOC125052467 gene encoding uncharacterized protein LOC125052467 isoform X2 codes for MKSSTTLAFFAAAISLASAAPQFITFQDGKLGVNFAGYHAGVGVGGLLSNGTLGGLYAEAGTPTGQSASAGLGGSVNKYGHATGGLFAGATAGNNIQAAAGLSGGLDSENSAGTGFATAQAGNRITSSGLGGHAGVKGSSGFAYSGKEVSVIPAHSVEGGFNVNANVNEVQPLPESRVEIHKTVIKERAPPPVIVEEVIVESPPPPPRVVEKHIIHTHYKHKRPHVHKTAFVSGYIGGGGNLQPAETVVYRSEPAFDKRVDVGVESAAAAGVDANPHVGGGIRTVYRKDVSIQKNPTFFSDIFNIPISTLKAVGNFLGNTASNTNISVQKSASVETGTDSELKHYPSSSSSSSSHVSVQTPTASKFIDDILS; via the exons ATGAAGTCATCCACGACCTTAGCTTTCTTCGCTGCAGCAATATCTCTGGCCAGTGCG GCGCCACAATTCATTACATTTCAAGATGGAAAGTTAGGAGTTAACTTTGCCGGCTATCACGCTGGAGTCGGAGTTGGTGGATTATTGT CCAATGGAACTCTCGGAGGACTGTACGCTGAAGCTGGTACTCCAACAGGGCAATCGGCTTCAGCAGGACTTGGTGGTTCAGTAAACAAGTACGGGCACGCTACag GAGGACTGTTTGCTGGAGCGACAGCAGGGAACAATATTCAAGCCGCTGCAGGACTTTCGGGTGGGCTCGACTCTGAAAACTCAGCTGGAACCGGCTTCGCCACAGCTCAAGCCGGAAACCGTATCACTTCCTCGGGACTG gGTGGTCACGCTGGTGTTAAAGGATCATCAGGATTCGCTTACAGCGGTAAAGAAGTATCAGTTATACCAGCACACAGTGTTGAAGGCGGATTTAATGTTAACGCAAATGTAAATGAAGTGCAACCTCTTCCCGAATCACGGGTTGAGATACATAAAACTGTTATTAAAGAGAGAGCCCCACCTCCAGTTATTGTCGAAGAA GTTATCGTAGAATCCCCACCTCCGCCACCACGTGTGGTCGAAAAGCACATAATCCACACTCACTACAAGCACAAACGCCCGCATGTACATAAAACTGCGTTTGTCAGCGGCTACATCGGAGGAGGAGGCAACTTACAGCCAGCCGAGACAGTAGTTTACCGATCGGAACCGGCCTTTGACAAACGAGTAGACGTTGGTGTAGAGTCTGCAGCTGCTGCTGGAGTAGACGCTAATCCGCATGTGGGAGGAGGAATCAGAACAGTTTATAGAAAAGATGTATCTATTCAAAAGAATCCTACATTCTTTAGTGATATCTTCAAT atACCCATATCCACACTGAAAGCTGTAGGCAATTTCCTCGGAAATACAGCGtctaatacaaatatatctgTGCAAAAGTCGGCTTCCGTTGAaacag GAACTGACTCTGAGCTGAAACATTATCCatcttcatcatcatcatcttcATCACACGTCTCAGTACAGACACCAACTGCATCTAAATTTATTGATGACATACTATCT TAA